The stretch of DNA CTAGGCTTCTTGTCCGAACGGCAGACGGATCTGCTTCACCGGAACGAGGAGGACATCACCGACTGTGGCCGGGCCTGACGCGTTGGAGAATGAGGACAAGGTGAGTTCCGGGGGCAGCCCGGTCCGGGTGCTGGTCAAGGCGATGGCGGTGCTCGAACTACTCGCCGAGACGTCGGACGAGCTGAGCCTCGGCGAGATCGCGGGGCGGCTCGACCTCAACAAGAGCACGTGTCACCGGATCCTGACCACCCTGATGGCCGGCGACTTCGTGGAGCGGCCCTCTCCCGGCGCATACCGACTGGGCATCGGCGCGTTCCGTGTCGGTAGCGCGATGGCCCGGCGGTTCAGCATCCGCGACCGTGCCCTGCCCGCGATGCGTGAGGTGTACCGGCAGACCGGGGAAACCGTGTTCCTGATCGTGCTACGCGGCGACGAGGCGGTTTGTCTGGAACGCCTCGACGGCCGCTACGCGGCCACGCACGTACTCCAAGTGGGCGGCACACTGCCGCTGTACCTGGGTGCCGGTCCCAAGCTACTCCTGGCCCAGCTTTCCGAATCCCAGTTCGAAAGCTATCTGGCCGGGCCGTTCCAGCGCCGCGTCGGCGGCCCCAGTGAAGCACGGCTACGCGAACAGGTGGCCGAAATCCGCCGCGACGGCTACGCGGTCAGCCACGACGACATCGAGGAGGGCGTCACCGCGCTGAGCGTCGGAGTACGCGACCACCTCGGCAAGATCACCGCGGCTCTGAGCCTGAGTGGGCTCTCCACACACCTGCCGGAGTCCGAACGCCCCCTTCACCTCCGCCGTCTCAAGGAGGCGGCGGAGGAAGCCTCACGAGCCATGGGCTTCCGCGCCTCCGCTACCGAACGCCCCGCGACTTGAAAGTCATCGACTCCTGGAAACTGAAGACCTTCCGCGCGGTCGCGACCCGGTTCGACAAACGCGGCTACGTCTACCTCGGTACCGTCACCGCGGCCGCGCTCGGCATATGGCTCCGCGGAGCCGTGATGCGGATGAGGAAGCCGTCGTGCAACGGCTGGCGCGGGCGCGCATGGGCGCCGCTGGATCTGGTGATGCGAGCCCGGATGATCGAGCTGAGCTGAGCCGGAGCGCGGGTGCCGGCCATCGCCGCCGAGCCTGGCCACCCGGGCATGGCTGGAGGACCATCCCAGAATCCGGCACGTGTTCATCCCGGTCGGTGCCTGCCGGCTGAACCTCCAGGAAGGCTGGTGGCGCATCTTTCGCATCTGGAGAGGCTCTGAGGTGCAGGTTTAGTGATCATCTCGGAATGTAGACGTGCGCCGTTGTTGGGGGAGGGGCTGCACGGAGGCGCAGCGCGACGCCGCGCGCGTATGCCCGCGAGGACCCCAAGCAGCGATGATGTCGAGGAGCGGTTATGCCTCGTCTTCTTCGTCGTCGGGGCGTTCGAGGTCCTGGATCAGCGCACGCAGTAAGGCGTGGGCGAGGAGGACCGCCGGCAGAACGAACTCCGGGCGGTAGGTGTCGGGCGAGGCCTGGTGCGCTCCGAGGTGGCGGTTGAAGGTGTCCTGGGGGCGCCGGATCCGAAGGCGTTCCTCATGCCCGCCAGGACCAGGTAGTGCTTGAACTGCAGCAGCGTGAGGTCGCCCCAGTCGTCCGTGTCGTCCAGGACGCTGCCGAGGGTGCCGTGGTGCCCGGCCTTCGACGGGTAGGTCACCTGGGGAACGGATCGCCGGATCCAGGCGTTGCCGTGCCGCTTCATCGCGGTCTCGAGGACGTTGCCTGCCAGGGCCTGGGCGCCCTCGCTGAGGCCGGCCCGCGCGGTGCGACTGACAGTGCTCAGGAGGGTGACCATGTCGGTGAGCTCAGGGTGGGTGACGACCTGAAGGCTGGCGACGACGTCGTCGAGAACGTCGTCGTGGCGCTCGGTGAGGAGGGCGTAGCGCTCCTCGCGCGTGGTGAGGGGAGACAGGGCTTTGACGGCTCTTCCTGATCCGGGGTGCAGTGCTGCTGGCGTGTTGATCATCGGGTATGCGCCGATGTCTTCCGATGATGGGGGTTCCTACGCCGCCCGTCCGGAAGACCTCGACGTGCTTGA from Streptomyces asiaticus encodes:
- a CDS encoding IclR family transcriptional regulator, which encodes MLVKAMAVLELLAETSDELSLGEIAGRLDLNKSTCHRILTTLMAGDFVERPSPGAYRLGIGAFRVGSAMARRFSIRDRALPAMREVYRQTGETVFLIVLRGDEAVCLERLDGRYAATHVLQVGGTLPLYLGAGPKLLLAQLSESQFESYLAGPFQRRVGGPSEARLREQVAEIRRDGYAVSHDDIEEGVTALSVGVRDHLGKITAALSLSGLSTHLPESERPLHLRRLKEAAEEASRAMGFRASATERPAT